The genomic window GCTTATTTACAAAAAAATCACACGGATTCCGGTGTGAGCCTGACTTTAAGTTAATAAAAGTATTAGTTGTTTATTCTAGACTCAGCACTATCTGTTTAGGATAAGGGAATATAATGATCATGATATGAAATAGAAATATCTTCGTGAAGGTTGATAAAATCCGATGTTTTTTACTTGTTGTGACAATACTTATCCTTATTGAGTAGAAAAAAGACAAAGGAGTAAAAGTAAGCTCACGGTCACTATATTTGCTGAAACGAATTTATTTTTGACAACTCATAATGGATAAAAACACGAAGAAAAATATATTCAACTATGACTTTCATGCTTGATCTAGGTTTAGGTTTACGAGTGTAATCATGGTTGTCATATAGTGACCGAAGCTTATCAACTATCATATCAAGTTATTTCCAACAAAAATACTCATAAAATGGTTTTTAAAAAGTTACTATTAGTTATTAAAGACAGCAATACACAGAAAGAAAATACACTGGTTAAAAAGGGAATATTTACAATATAAAAGGACATGAGGTTATTTGGTGGAGGAAGCATAATAAAAGCCCTCAACACACAAAAAATAATTCGATCATTGATAACCAAATGATGTATCATTCCTTAGATGTAACATGACACATCGTTTAAATTGACTGATGATCATCCTATTTTATTTGTTGTCAGAAAGGAGAACCTACCTATGGACCTAACACAAAAACTCATCGATTTCACAGCTACCTTAAAAGACGTCCAAATCGATCATCCTTTTGCAAAATTTCCTGAGTATATCGTGTTGCGGCATCGATCGTCAGGTAAATGGTTTGGCTTGGTCGTTTCTATTGAAAAAGACAAATTGGGATTGGATGGGAAGGAAAAGTACCACTCCTCAATGTGAAAGCTGATCAAGAAATCATTTCGATTCTGAAAAAGAGTGAGGGGTATTATCCTGCCTATCATATGAATAAGAACCATTGGATCAGTGTGGCGCTGAATGGTGCAGTTGAAGAAAAACAAGTTGTCTACTTGCTGAAAGATAGTTATGAGTTGACGAAATAAATGAATTGAATCCCTCGCTTCATTACGAAAAACAATCCAACGATCACTTGGGTTGTTTTTTTGTTTACATAAAAATAGAGCGCTATCTTTTTGTTCTAAAAATATTAATAAAAAAATTACACAAA from Enterococcus sp. DIV1094 includes these protein-coding regions:
- a CDS encoding MmcQ/YjbR family DNA-binding protein; the protein is MKADQEIISILKKSEGYYPAYHMNKNHWISVALNGAVEEKQVVYLLKDSYELTK